A single region of the Procambarus clarkii isolate CNS0578487 chromosome 81, FALCON_Pclarkii_2.0, whole genome shotgun sequence genome encodes:
- the LOC138358083 gene encoding uncharacterized protein has product MDFIAGGCVSATGQIHEAVTQGANGQTYRGANGQTNRGANGQTNRGANGQTYRGANGQTNRGANGQTYRGANGQTYRGANGQTYRGANGQTNRGANGQTYRGANGQTYRGANGQTYRGANGQTNRGANGQTYRGANGQTYRGANGQTYRGANSRARGANGQS; this is encoded by the exons ATGGACTTCATTGCTGGTGGATGCGTCAGTGCaacaggccagattcacgaagcagttacgcag GGTGCCAACGGTCAGACATACAGGGGTGCCAACGGTCAGACGAACAGGGGTGCCAACGGTCAGACGAACAGGGGTGCCAACGGTCAGACGTACAGGGGTGCCAACGGTCAGACGAACAGGGGTGCCAACGGTCAGACGTACAGGGGTGCCAACGGTCAGACGTACAGGGGTGCCAACGGTCAGACGTACAGGGGTGCCAACGGTCAGACGAACAGGGGTGCCAACGGTCAGACGTACAGGGGTGCCAACGGTCAGACGTACAGGGGTGCCAACGGTCAGACGTACAGGGGTGCCAACGGTCAGACGAACAGGGGTGCCAACGGTCAGACGTACAGGGGTGCCAACGGTCAGACATACAGGGGTGCCAACGGTCAGACGTACAGGGGTGCCAACAGTCGTGCAAGAGGTGCCAACGGTCAGTCGTAA